The Pirellulimonas nuda genome includes a region encoding these proteins:
- a CDS encoding Mrp/NBP35 family ATP-binding protein: MTQTQLLEAVKQLQDPETGRPLGVTGQALGASADGDKLVAEVGLTSWASCIWSETTDRYAQALRAQVGADVEIVVRPFERPAEKIGQIGLAAKSVIAVGSGKGGVGKSTIAATLALGLHRAGSKVGLMDADVYGPSIPHLLGITDRPHAENNRLQPVVVDGMPVMSMGLLVPKEEAVVWRGPMLHGAITQFLKDTDWGNLDYLIIDMPPGTGDIALTLSQLLPLTGAVVVCTPQDVALLDAVKAIAMYRKVGIPLLGVVENMSYFACGGCGARHDIFGSGGAKQKAAEMQIPLLAEVPINVDLRKRGDDGRTVDNFDDPASAEVLMGMCRTLVRGLAEARLAAPPMPSLPVL, from the coding sequence ATGACCCAAACGCAACTCCTCGAGGCCGTAAAGCAACTCCAAGACCCAGAGACCGGTCGGCCGCTGGGCGTAACGGGCCAGGCGCTGGGCGCTAGCGCCGACGGCGACAAGCTGGTCGCCGAGGTTGGGCTCACGAGCTGGGCGTCGTGCATCTGGAGCGAAACGACCGACCGCTACGCCCAGGCCCTCCGCGCGCAGGTCGGAGCAGACGTCGAGATCGTGGTGCGGCCGTTCGAACGCCCCGCAGAGAAGATCGGTCAGATCGGGCTGGCGGCCAAGAGCGTGATCGCCGTCGGCTCCGGCAAGGGGGGCGTCGGTAAGAGCACGATCGCCGCGACCCTGGCGTTGGGCCTGCACCGCGCCGGATCGAAGGTGGGTCTGATGGACGCGGACGTCTACGGGCCCAGCATCCCCCACCTGCTGGGCATCACCGACCGGCCGCACGCAGAAAACAACCGCTTACAGCCGGTGGTGGTGGACGGCATGCCCGTGATGAGCATGGGTCTGTTGGTGCCCAAAGAAGAAGCGGTGGTTTGGCGCGGCCCGATGCTGCACGGGGCCATCACTCAGTTCCTGAAGGACACCGACTGGGGCAACCTAGACTACCTGATCATCGATATGCCCCCCGGCACCGGCGATATCGCACTCACGCTCTCGCAACTGCTGCCCCTCACCGGCGCCGTGGTGGTTTGCACCCCGCAAGACGTGGCGCTGCTCGACGCGGTCAAGGCGATCGCCATGTACCGCAAGGTCGGCATCCCGCTGCTGGGGGTGGTGGAGAACATGAGCTACTTCGCGTGCGGCGGCTGTGGGGCTCGGCACGACATCTTTGGTTCCGGGGGCGCCAAGCAGAAGGCGGCCGAGATGCAGATCCCGTTGCTGGCCGAGGTGCCGATCAACGTCGACCTGCGGAAACGCGGGGACGACGGGCGGACCGTAGACAACTTCGACGACCCCGCCTCTGCCGAGGTGCTGATGGGCATGTGCCGGACGCTGGTCCGCGGCCTGGCCGAGGCGCGGCTGGCGGCGCCGCCGATGCCCAGCCTGCCGGTGCTTTAG
- a CDS encoding helix-turn-helix domain-containing protein yields the protein MPINKTSNKSGPVLPAIAPVEALLGAAQPPVYAIDPSGVIVYANAALCDWLVAPLDQVVGSRVEYHSEAPPGAGAVSADLCPPPQALAGQPLVAALAITLHDGKLRQREFRFCPLPAKPHDGQSATAAVLAIGDTKDLPPDSAEADAADNPLHLAIRRFRAEQAAGHAIDPLLGVSAATSRARRQATAAIRSQANCLITGPGGAGQTRVARAIHYAVSDAAAGLWQFSCRGMRAQELERLVSKSEPSATLLAVRLDELSPEAQHALVRLLGAQREQPRLLATIEAPDDGPTTELDPNLAAMFGIEVQLPQLADRLADLPWLAQLFIEQCNAGATHQVGSIEPAALDQLALYAWPRNVDQLAGVIAEAHANAKQPEIRVTDLPPLIRHAAVAAATIGDKGEPLDLAALTARVEREVIERAILRAGGNRSKAARLVGMTRPKFYRRLKELGIDPPTGGTAP from the coding sequence ATGCCCATCAACAAGACCAGCAATAAGTCGGGTCCCGTCCTACCCGCGATCGCTCCCGTCGAAGCGTTGCTGGGCGCCGCGCAGCCGCCGGTGTACGCCATCGATCCCTCCGGCGTGATCGTCTACGCCAACGCCGCGCTCTGCGACTGGCTCGTGGCGCCACTCGATCAGGTTGTCGGAAGCCGGGTCGAGTACCACTCCGAGGCGCCACCCGGGGCAGGCGCGGTCAGCGCAGACCTCTGCCCTCCCCCGCAGGCGCTGGCGGGACAACCGCTGGTCGCCGCGTTGGCGATCACCCTGCACGACGGCAAGCTCCGACAGCGCGAGTTCCGCTTCTGTCCGCTGCCGGCCAAGCCGCACGACGGCCAGTCGGCCACGGCGGCCGTGTTGGCGATCGGCGACACGAAAGACCTCCCCCCCGATTCGGCCGAAGCGGACGCGGCCGACAACCCGTTGCACCTTGCGATCCGCCGCTTTCGCGCCGAACAGGCGGCCGGCCACGCCATCGATCCACTGTTGGGCGTCAGCGCCGCCACGTCGCGCGCCCGCAGGCAGGCCACGGCCGCTATCCGGTCGCAGGCCAACTGCCTGATCACGGGTCCGGGAGGCGCAGGGCAAACACGGGTGGCGCGGGCGATCCACTACGCCGTGTCCGACGCGGCCGCCGGGCTGTGGCAGTTCAGTTGCCGAGGGATGCGCGCGCAGGAGCTAGAACGGCTCGTCTCGAAGTCGGAGCCTTCGGCCACCCTGCTGGCCGTGCGGCTCGACGAGCTCTCTCCCGAAGCTCAACACGCGCTGGTGCGGCTGCTGGGGGCCCAGCGAGAACAGCCGCGGCTGTTGGCGACCATCGAGGCGCCCGACGATGGCCCGACCACGGAGCTGGACCCGAACCTCGCGGCGATGTTCGGCATCGAGGTGCAGTTGCCTCAGTTGGCCGACCGGCTCGCGGACCTGCCCTGGCTGGCGCAGTTGTTCATCGAGCAGTGCAACGCCGGCGCAACGCACCAGGTCGGGTCCATCGAACCCGCGGCGCTCGACCAGCTCGCCCTCTACGCCTGGCCGCGCAACGTCGATCAGCTCGCGGGGGTCATTGCCGAAGCGCACGCCAACGCCAAGCAGCCAGAGATCCGTGTCACGGACCTCCCCCCGCTGATCCGGCACGCGGCGGTGGCCGCGGCTACGATCGGGGACAAGGGAGAGCCGCTCGACCTGGCGGCGCTGACGGCACGGGTGGAGCGCGAAGTGATCGAGCGCGCGATCCTCCGCGCCGGCGGGAACCGTAGCAAGGCCGCGCGGCTAGTCGGCATGACCCGGCCCAAGTTCTACCGCCGGCTGAAGGAGCTCGGGATCGATCCGCCGACCGGGGGGACCGCGCCGTGA
- a CDS encoding calmodulin-binding protein produces MVRRIVVAAALALALGVLSADTAQAQQAYGRQWGSSPSQTDWNRFYHYPYVYYPQNYWGSEYYRSADSLYYRYPAEMRIPAYNRHWHNYYPSSRRYYQGHHFVLDTL; encoded by the coding sequence ATGGTCCGCAGGATCGTTGTTGCCGCTGCGCTGGCGCTCGCGCTAGGCGTACTGAGCGCCGATACGGCGCAGGCTCAGCAAGCGTATGGTCGGCAGTGGGGTTCAAGCCCCTCTCAGACCGACTGGAACCGCTTCTACCACTACCCGTACGTCTACTACCCCCAGAATTACTGGGGGAGCGAGTACTACCGCAGCGCAGACAGCCTGTACTACCGGTACCCGGCAGAAATGCGGATCCCGGCGTACAACCGCCACTGGCACAACTACTACCCGAGCTCGCGACGGTACTACCAAGGGCACCACTTCGTTCTCGACACCCTCTGA
- a CDS encoding HAD family hydrolase: MLAPHVTGLIFDCDGTLTDSMPTHYLAWKQAFDHHHVAFSLERFYSLAGMPSDRIIGLMSEESGVPLNPEELSVEKEENFLRLLDQVPPVAKVVELARREKGLRKLAVASGGFRWVIDRQLAHIGLSDWFDAIVTAEDTELHKPHPDVFLEAARQMGVAPENCVVFEDAELGLEAARRAGMAAIDVRGAEWGSSSV; encoded by the coding sequence ATGCTCGCCCCCCACGTCACCGGCTTGATCTTCGACTGCGACGGCACGCTGACCGATTCGATGCCGACGCACTACCTGGCGTGGAAGCAGGCCTTCGACCATCACCACGTGGCGTTCAGCCTGGAGCGGTTCTACTCATTGGCGGGCATGCCGAGCGACCGGATCATTGGGCTGATGAGCGAAGAGTCGGGCGTGCCCCTGAACCCCGAAGAGCTGTCGGTGGAGAAGGAAGAAAACTTCCTCCGATTGCTGGACCAGGTCCCTCCGGTGGCGAAGGTGGTTGAGCTGGCGCGTCGCGAGAAGGGGCTCCGCAAGCTGGCCGTCGCCAGCGGGGGGTTTCGTTGGGTGATCGACCGTCAACTGGCGCACATCGGTCTGAGCGATTGGTTCGACGCGATCGTGACGGCCGAAGACACCGAGCTGCACAAACCCCACCCCGACGTGTTCCTGGAAGCCGCCCGACAGATGGGCGTGGCGCCGGAGAACTGCGTGGTGTTCGAGGACGCCGAGCTGGGGCTAGAGGCCGCCCGCCGCGCCGGCATGGCCGCGATTGACGTCCGCGGCGCCGAGTGGGGTAGCTCGTCTGTGTAA
- a CDS encoding MBL fold metallo-hydrolase, which produces MIPRTPLFPHVIELNHQARRRFTCSVYLVYDNDAWTLIDIGYEDAVDECLQLIRQLDFPLSKCVTLLASHADVDHIQGLSKAKGLLKTTVTCHPAAAKLLEEGDRVQTFAEIGAQGIDLAMPKVSIDRTVDDGDVIEVGGLKLEVWHTPGHTDGQLSFRMGDLLFSGDNLFRDGCVGAIDAHHGSNIEDFIKSLSRIRDSDVAWLLPSHGPVFRKDKKQIDATIARLETYLHMADFGTCAIDWPLMDAWEDELVAGTLPDAGDDRG; this is translated from the coding sequence ATGATCCCCCGTACGCCGCTCTTCCCCCACGTTATCGAGTTGAACCACCAGGCACGCCGGCGGTTCACCTGCAGCGTCTACCTTGTGTACGACAATGACGCGTGGACGCTCATCGATATCGGCTACGAAGACGCCGTCGACGAGTGCCTGCAACTCATCCGGCAGCTCGACTTCCCGCTCTCGAAGTGCGTGACGTTGCTTGCTTCCCACGCAGACGTCGACCACATCCAGGGGCTCTCCAAGGCCAAGGGCCTGCTCAAGACCACCGTCACGTGCCACCCCGCCGCGGCCAAACTCCTCGAAGAAGGAGACCGCGTGCAAACGTTTGCAGAGATCGGCGCCCAGGGGATCGACCTGGCGATGCCCAAAGTATCGATCGATCGCACCGTGGACGACGGCGACGTCATCGAGGTGGGCGGGCTCAAGCTCGAGGTGTGGCACACGCCGGGGCACACCGACGGTCAGCTCTCTTTCCGCATGGGCGACCTGCTGTTCTCCGGCGACAACCTGTTCCGCGATGGCTGCGTCGGCGCGATCGACGCCCATCACGGCAGCAATATCGAAGACTTTATCAAGTCGCTCAGCCGGATCCGCGACAGCGACGTCGCTTGGCTCCTGCCGAGCCACGGACCCGTGTTCCGCAAAGACAAAAAACAGATCGACGCCACCATCGCTCGGCTAGAAACCTACCTCCACATGGCCGACTTCGGCACCTGCGCCATCGATTGGCCGCTGATGGACGCCTGGGAAGACGAGCTGGTGGCGGGGACGCTGCCGGACGCAGGAGATGATAGAGGTTAG